A single window of Phyllostomus discolor isolate MPI-MPIP mPhyDis1 chromosome 13, mPhyDis1.pri.v3, whole genome shotgun sequence DNA harbors:
- the LFNG gene encoding beta-1,3-N-acetylglucosaminyltransferase lunatic fringe, protein MLKRCGRRLLLALAGALLACLLVLTADPPPPPVPAERGRRALRSLAGSGGVAPVPGLEAAPAPGALTREVHSLSEYFSLLTRARRDAGRPPGGASRPADGRLRPQAEPLAPHDVFIAVKTTKKFHRARLDLLLETWISRHKEMTFVFTDGEDEALARRTGNVVNTNCSAAHSRQALSCKMAVEYDHFIESGRKWFCHVDDDNYVNVRALLRLLASYPHTQDVYIGKPSLDRPIQATERVSENKMRPVHFWFATGGAGFCISRALALRMSPWASGGRFTSTAERIRLPDDCTVGYIVEALLGVPLVRSGLFHSHLENLQQVPASELHEQVTLSYGMFENKRNAVHMKGPFSVEADPSRFRSIHCHLYPDTPWCPRAATF, encoded by the exons ATGCTCAAGCGCTGCGGCCGACGCCTGCTGCTGGCTCTGGCGGGCGCGCTGCTCGCCTGTCTGCTGGTGCTCACGGCCGACCCGCCGCCGCCCCCGGTGCCCGCCGAGCGCGGCCGGCGCGCGCTGCGCAGCCTGGCGGGCTCCGGGGGGGTGGCCCCGGTGCCAGGGCTGGAGGCGGCGCCGGCGCCCGGCGCGCTCACACGCGAGGTGCACAGTCTGTCTGAGTACTTCAGCCTGCTTACCCGCGCGCGCCGAGACGCCGGCCGACCGCCCGGGGGCGCCTCCCGTCCCGCCGACGGCCGCCTGCGGCCCCAAGCGGAGCCGCTCGCGCCCCACGACGTCTTCATCGCGGTGAAGACCACCAAAAAGTTCCACCGCGCGCGCCTCGACCTGCTGCTGGAGACCTGGATCTCGCGCCACAAGGAGATG ACGTTTGTTTTCACCGACGGGGAAGACGAGGCCCTGGCCAGGCGCACGG GCAACGTGGTCAACACGAACTGCTCGGCCGCCCACAGCCGCCAGGCCCTGTCCTGCAAGATGGCGGTGGAGTACGACCACTTCATCGAGTCGGGGAGGAA GTGGTTCTGCCACGTGGACGACGACAACTACGTGAACGTGCGGGCCCTGCTGCGCCTGCTGGCCAGCTACCCCCACACGCAGGACGTGTACATCGGCAAGCCCAGCCTGGACAGGCCCATCCAGGCCACGGAGAGGGTCAGCGAGAACAAGATG CGTCCCGTCCACTTCTGGTTCGCCACGGGCGGAGCCGGCTTCTGCATCAGCCGCGCGCTGGCCCTGAGGATGAGCCCGTGGGCCAG CGGGGGCCGCTTCACCAGCACGGCCGAGCGGATCCGGCTGCCGGACGACTGCACGGTGGGCTACATTGTGGAGGCGCTGCTGGGCGTGCCCCTTGTCCGCAGCGGCCTGTTCCACTCCCACCTGGAGAACCTGCAGCAGGTGCCGGCCTCGGAGCTCCACGAGCAG gtgaCCCTGAGCTACGGCATGTTTGAGAACAAGCGGAACGCCGTCCACATGAAGGGGCCCTTCTCGGTGGAGGCCGACCCGTCCAG GTTCCGTTCCATCCACTGCCACCTGTACCCGGACACGCCCTGGTGTCCCCGCGCCGCCACCTTCTAG